In Nomascus leucogenys isolate Asia unplaced genomic scaffold, Asia_NLE_v1 Super-Scaffold_361, whole genome shotgun sequence, a single window of DNA contains:
- the LOC100595393 gene encoding uncharacterized protein LOC100595393, translated as MRGLEQMEIRGGRYLLQGEVLGHSALGAQPAQAAHGDAHELLELPTLLQRSAGRGPCASLRGCRITPATALLLLSHHLGAQRRSMQAAAAEAGSLGRGRLGEEPGSRESWSRSAPRRCPSQDAGNPVCRFRPQSRGGGDKKLQKAARAGSKSRGGKKPWRWQGQKAAVGGKMPGRRGTKIREKRRRAGEDKKPGKAATAGTKTRSGGGQKDAVAKSRGGRGQNTAAGKSGGGKKPRRRRKNPRRRG; from the exons ATGAGAGGGCTGGAGCAGATGGAAATTCGGGGA GGTCGGTATCTCCTGCAGGGTGAGGTCCTTGGACACAGCGCACTTGGTGCGCAGCCAGCGCAGGCTGCCCATGGAGATGCCCATGAACTTCTGGAGCTGCCCACACTGCTGCAGCGCTCGGCTGGCCGCGGCCCCTGCGCCTCCCTCCGCGGCTGCCGCATCACCCCCGCCACCgccctccttcttctctcccatCACCTGGGAGCGCAGCGCCGCTCTATGCAGGCAGCAGCGGCCGAGGCAGGGAGCCTGGGGCGTGGGCGCCTAGGGGAGGAACCCGGGAGCCGGGAGAGCTGGAGCAGGAGCGCCCCTCGACGCTGCCCGAGCCAGGACGCTGGCAACCCAGTCTGCCGCTTCCGCCCTCAGAGCCGAGGCGGCGGGGACAAAAAGCTGCAAAAAGCCGCCAGGGCGGGGTCAAAAAGCCGCGGCGGCAAGAAGCCATGGAGGTGGCAGGGGCAAAAAGCCGCGGTGGGGGGCAAAATGCCAGGGCGGCGGGGGACAAAAATCCGTGAAAAGCGGCGGCGGGCGGGGGAGGACAAGAAGCCGGGAAAAGCTGCGACGGCGGGGACAAAAACCCGCAGCGGTGGGGGGCAAAAAGACGCGGTggcaaaaagccgcggcggcCGGGGGCAAAATACGGCGGCGGGAAAAAGCGGCGGCggcaaaaagccgcggcggcggCGCAAAAATCCGCGGCGGCGGGGGTAA